The DNA segment TGATAGTGGACATCTTTCATCATAACATGTAGTTCACCGCATACCTGAGGACTGAATGTTTGGCTTTGTCAGCGACCGTTTGGCGAAGACACACAAGTACAGAAGGTGACAGCTTCGTGCTTCATTTATAGTTCGCAGATACAACTTGTTTTTATAATGATGCAGACCGTGATATCCGTTGTCTTTAACTGCGTAGCAGGGACGAAGGTTGAAAATAATCAAGATAAAGGTTTCAAGAAGGAAGAAATTCTTTCTTAAAATTACGGTGTGCAAGATTACATTAACCAAAATATGAGTAATGCCATCTCCGTCCTTGGCATACAAGCCCACAGGACATCTCGGAGATCgtgcattttttaattgtaagcatattacaAATAATACACAGTCCTACTGAAACGTAAGCAACTTAAAAACGTTCCAGAAGGCTCAAGGATTAAGACTCGTACTAAAACAACTATTTTAGTATAAATACTTCAGAAATGATTAATgactttaggaaaaaaaaaaccttctccTAATGCTGACTTAAATGGGTACTGAGGTAAAAGAGCATCTGATTACTCTTGAATACTAAATACACTGGAAATGTTCTTGACAACAAAACGGAGGAGATAATGACACTGCGATAAATATTGGTAGTGCCAAAAataggcaagaaaaaaaaagaatactcacaaaaataatgaaaatgttggtGCCTGGGtatcaagaaaattaaataaaatataaataatcatcAGGACAACAGCTACAATAAAATTCCTGCATAATTCACAGCGCGTGCGGTCACTGATTCAAGAGGTAGATGACCTTTCGAGGGAAACTATATTTAAGATTTATCAAGGTTTTGAGATAAGCCATGAAGTAGAGAATCTTTGGGAATGGATATGTACATACAACATGTTGTTCTCTCAGTTAAGTCATACTTAGGATACACAAACAACATGTTTTGATTCTGAGTCCTGGCTATAGAACTCAGAAGACCCAAAAATTTTTGCTGAAGCTTTGAGTGTGTGTCCTTCTCCAGCATCGTCGTGTATCGTCGTATGTCATCGAGTATCGTCGTGTATCATCCTGTGTCGTCGTGTATCGTCGTGTATCGTCGTGTTTCGTCGTATGTTGTGGGTTGTGTGCTGTGCTCTCATAAATTACACAATATTGGTGCTTACCACTATTTGCCTCAGCAAAGCGAGTAAACAAGATGTTGCTCTAGATTGTTACTTATTGTGATTCACCATGAGAACAGGCCACATGCTGTTTGCTGGTCACCAATCAAGTATATATAAACAATAGAAAATGCTGTTTTGTTATTCTCGTTTACGTGTCTACTACGGTAAGGATGAAATGGTTCCTCATTTACTTTCTATGTCTTCTTTGAATCTATGACAATTTTTAGGAATGAGAATTTCGCTCTAAAGATATAACTAAGATTTTAAGTGCACTAATAAAATTTACTATTCAGCCTGTCCATTTTGAAACAAACCTTACTGACGTTTTTGTCATAGAAGATACAAAGATATATTATAACAGTTAGCTTGACAGTACTATCAAATAATGAGGCACAATATTGCTCTTAGGCATGTAATAAAGTATTAAAGTTAAACATACATGAATTAAAAATTGATAGCACTCGCTTCTGAAACTTCAAATTTCTGTCTAGGCCGTTATTAAAGGATAAATACTTTGATCCACATTAAAACATGTaccaaacaatattttagaaGGCCCGCATCTCCAACAAAATTAAGCTGTTGGGCTATCGGGACTTCTATCTCCTGTAATGTAACTATCCCCAGATTGTAACTAAGATAATGGAAATTGGAAAACACAGCAGATGAGCATGTTCAGGTCTGTTGTAGGTATCGCCATGAAGTTTGTCCTGCTTCTGTGCGCCTGTGCGGTTGTGTCTTCCGCCCTGGAGCTTCCTAGTCTCAAGCTGCTGTTGGAGCAGAAACACCAACTGCGTACGAGTAAGTgatctttatgttattttccACCTGGACATGTGGACAATTGCTTCACAGACGCAAAccatccacccactcacccatccACACGTGctctcacgcacgcgcacacacacacacgtcaccaACGGATGCGCTGCACTACACAACTGCACATTTTGTCAACAAAGAACACAACGACTACTTTAGGCTGCCCATGTCGTAGATATTTATTGTGCTCGGCCAAGGACTTTCACGAGACAACCACAGAaagcattctcacctgccatgAATACATCTTGTGTACGGCTTGTCCTCCGCTAAACTACCGGGAGGTCACCTTAGCGAGGGAACCAAGTAAATTTGGAGACCGCGGCGGGAACGTCCTTCCTTCTCGACGGTCGGAATGATTATATACTACCATTGTGAGGGTTTCTCGGGTTGAACACGGTATATTTCTGAACCTTTGTTGTACAGCTGAACATGTCACTGTCAATCACTTTTTGTTTCAGATCCGGGAGAGCAATCCTCACTAAAGAAACGGAGTGAGGCACAGCTGGACAAACGTTTGTGGCTCGGGTCCGTAGTCCACAGTATCGAACATGCAGCTCACAATGTCGGACATGCGGTCGAACATGCAGTTCACAATGTCGTACATGCAGTTCACGATGTCGGACATGCGGCCCAAGATGTTGGTCATGCAGTAGGAGATATTGTGGGATAGGCTAAGAGTTCAATCCAAAAGGTTCTAAAGGGCATGGAGAGAACAGTCCAAGATCTTGGTCACCAACTTTCACATTTTACTATCAAGCATTCGGAGTGTATGCAATGATCTCGTTCATGGCGGCTCGACAGTCGTTGCTACTGATGTTACAGCGACCCCAGAGGGACATCAAACACTTCAAGATCACATCAAATTTTTCGCATACAGAGACGAATAAAATAACGAACAACAATGACTGCCTTTAGTCTTTCATTGTTTCATCTGTATGTGTTCCagataaaatgtatgaaaacatGATGTTTCTTCAATGTGTCTCTGCTGTAGGCCGATCTAAAGCACAAGAACTTAGAAAACTGCTGTCTGCTGTTCTTCAACTGTCAGTCTTCTTACATTGTTGACTTGGCGCTAAAATTAAACTGAAACATTGTAACCATtcttttagagattttttttttctgaaatggcATTGGTGACTTCAGAAGAAGCAACCTTCCAAAAATCAGAGCATCTTTATTGGAGACTCCATCGTCATCATGTGCACAAGGAGAGTCAAGTGTTTTCACATAACGAATGTATCCTGCATGGaccgaaaaataaaaattaaaaaaaaatgaatgaaagaaattctGAGGCGCTACATCTACAAGCACGACAGTAAGTAAGATAATGGACACGTGAGAAGTCAGCAGGTGAAGCATGTTCAGGTCTCGATATAAATACAGAGTGGCCTGGTATTCGCTATTCTGGGCTTAACAAGGTAAGAAGgattatatttatgtttgtagaTTCTTTCCCTCTTATTAACCACAAAGTAATATATCGGTAATGCTTTTAAACAGCTATGTAAATCTGTACTTGACCAGAAAGTTCTAGTTGTTTTCAAATCCTATATAGCTTTTATAGTGAAAGATTTAATGCCGTTGGTAACTGTTATTATGACGCCCCTTGACCTTTTTATAGCTGTGAGTGGTTAACCTTGTCTAGGAAGTCGGGGTCGAACTCCTTCTCCTGCCTTTTAACACTCttgaataattatttacattgcTGGAGAAAAAGTATATTCCGTCATAGGTTTAAGCAAATCTCGAATCACTGACATCCTGCTCCGAGAGTTAGCTCACTAAGCTCACAGGGATAAATGATCTTTCTAGAATTAGTAGTGTCTCTGTAAAGCAAGGGTATTTAAAGGAGCTTCTATGGCTTGActaaaaaaatggagaaaatttGAATAAACACATCCTCCGTCAGGGAAACAAATCCCGAGTAAACTAACTCAAAATTCCAGTCAAAGAACAGGAACAGTCCTCTCATCTGTTGTTGTAGATATCGCCATGAAGTGGGTCCTGATTCTGTGCGCTTGCGCTGTCGTGTCGTCCGCCATGAACTTTCCTAGTCTCAAGCTGCTGctggagaaggaaaaagaactgCTGGATAGTGAGTGGTTGTCCCTAGAATTGTCTTCCCACTTCATGTAGACAACTGAGTCACagacgcacacgcgcacacgcgcacaccCCACACTCAGgtatatacacaaacaaacaaacaaacaaacaaacaaacaaacaaacaaacaaaaaaacaaaaaacaaacaaacaaacaaacaacaacaacctttgAGTTTCCATTTGCCCTGGCAGACCCCGAGGAGGTGAGGGAGCTGCTGGAGAGGCTGTCTGGTGGACGTCACGTGGGCAAACGGCTGTTCCTGAGTCTGGACTCCCTGAAGAGCGCCTTCGACACGGTGGTGGACGGGGTCAAGTCAGCGGCACACACTGTGGCAGGAGGGGTGGAGACAGCTGTCCACAAGGTGGAGGAGGTCGCCCAGTCGGCCCTCCACGGGTGAGTCTGCAGATGAGATCCGCAATGTCATTGAGAATTTAGAAATTAACTTTTCATACAGGAACTGTTGTAACATTCTCAAGACAAGGTTTCAACGGCGAGTTAGCCTAACTTGACTGCATTGCAATTCCTATAGGAGGGATGAAATGAAGGGACAAAATTAGTGAAAAGTGAAGGAcagcaatatttacaaaaagtgGTTGTTTCCCTTAAGCCAGCCAAACCCCATTAAAGCACATAGCCATAATGTGTCTCCACCCCAACCCACACAAAAAGAATTTAGACCTTGGAGACAAAGAGTTCAGTAATTACAGTTTTATggtcacaaacatttaaaatgttaccaCCACCATCAGACATAATATTAAACCCGTGTTTTAGTCTTTATTGGCAAGTAACTCTTCAAAATGTTCTGCACCTCTCTCCGTTAGTTTTAAATCCAACCTTTTGTCTTTGGACTCAAAACTCATTTACGGTCATCGAACTTCAATTGTTtgtacacaaaagaaagaatgaatctTGTTGACAGTAAACCACAAAGGATATTTTCATTAGTGAGAGATCTTTTATCAGTTGGATCGTGAGGCCACACTTCACAGTCCTTGACATACCCGACAGGTTCTCTCGGTGCCAGAGAGACTCAAAAACATTCTTGATAGCATTCCCAGCAGGCCACGCGTTAGAGAAACTGTcgagactttattttttaatattaccttcttcacattttttttgcctgtgtttctgtgtttgaatattttttttctctattctcTTTGCGTGTCAACCCTTTATTACTATCGGCGTTTCACTGAAGACCGTGaaatcaaacaaagaaactttaaaCCTGTGAAATTTGTGGCTGTGATAGTTGTACACATTCtgactaaaatttttttaattttatgctaGCTACAtaattgctttcatttttatttcgtCGTCTGATGAACTTCAAataatttccaaaatatatttacaacaaTGAAATTTGTTGTACGATGAAACAGGTCTAAAAATCCAATTCAAAAaccaaatttattaatttaaagattATTTGATAATTCTCACAGATTTTAATTATCGATAAAAATAATCGCAAACTGTCATTCGATATGCAtgtaaaaataatctgtaataaCGATATTATAATTCAGTAAAGATTTAGAACAGTTTTTACCTgcatatttggaaaaaaaatgtaacgaACTATTTTCGTTGAAGATTGCAAAGTTCAGACGcttatctttttttcccattagAGTTGAAGATGCAGCGCATGTTGTGGCTGAAAAGGTTAGTAAACCGTTGACAAGTAAGTTCAAGAAATGGTTTGGGGTGTGCGAAGTACCTAACTTGAGAGCATAAAAACTTTACTCAACACTTTGGTTACCCTCCTTACTCCTTCTTCCTCAGCTGgccccctccttctctcctccctcctgaCCTCTTCTCTAGTGTCCCTGGTGTCAGACTCTACTGCAGTCGCTGTTTTTCTTGAAGGTGCTGACTGTCATTTTGCAGGTGGAAGGAGCAGCTCAGGATGTTGCACACTTCGTTTCAGGGGCAGCACACGATGTCTCTCACTTCTTCTCCAGTGCCGCGGAAAAACTGGCCCCACTACTGGATTCGATCGCCAAGGGTAGGTGTTCCATATGGAACTGGAACCATTAGATGCAGGTACCTTTACCTCTGTGTATGTGGATGGCAAATGACTAGCGCATGGGAATACTGCCAGACTGTGCAATAATCTACTCGAAAAAACTATTCTATCATCACCTTGCACATCTCAAGATAACATCTACACACAGACCGACACACTGACACACCCACGCGCATCTAGGGTTGCACGTGCACTGACAAGACAATGCCTGCTCCTTGATCAGCCcgggcttaaaaaaaaaaacactaggCCTTCTTTAATCAGAGCAGACCAGAAGAAATTGGAGgatgaacaaaagaagaaaacctcgAGGAACTACATTTCCCTTCTTGTGTCAATACATGCAAACGTCCATCTGTTCCTAAGTTCGCgaagaaaattaaatgatttttcatcttcttttttttattctcccttctgtgttttgctttcttttccattatatttatctttattatttgaaTCCTCAAATTGACAAAAaattgttgtattatttttgcatgtaaTAATTTAGGTCAACtcttacttcttttattttaattcagtcgtccattaacattttgaaagaacaaTTTATTGAGTGCTGCTGAATTAATACCCAATGAAtataaaatcaaacatttttatattgttagtTATTGTGATGGATTGCTTGTTTGATGTGCAGTGGCAGGCCCAATAGCACAACAGATTGGCGAAGTGGCACTTCAAggtaagtcacgtgacgtgcaggATGCAGGTCTTTGCCTGAAAAGCCAAGAATTTGTTTGATGATGAGTTGAACTGACAGACAGCTCGACTGGACAACAACAAATGTTGGTCAAAGCGGCTGCACGTGTTGAGACAATGAAAAGATTTCTGCTTGCCTGGTATTGCTTGAAACTTCTGTGGGTCAGCAACCTTCTGAAATATTTGACTCCTAAAAATTATATGGTGAAAGAGCTTACCTAGTCTGTTTGAAGACGAGCTCATGGTGTACTTATAAAATTTCTGGTTAGTTATATGAAAATATGTGGATCCCCTCATTAGTATTATCGGTTCTTATTGCCTATGTTTTATATTGCCGTTCCATACTTATCCAGCTCATTGTAGTCGTTACGATCAGTGCCATTAACGGAAATCATTTTAATCACGATTATAATTATCACAAAAACTCCTTCTATTATTACTATTGCCATCTTAATTGTCGTcaacatcaaacatcaaagGCATTGTCTTTTAAAGGTCTCATCTGCATTGGTCCTTCTCAGACACTAGACACAAGAAAACGTGTTCAGATCTCGATTAAAAAACAAACGATTCTGttgaacaaagaaatgaagccATTTTTTTTACTCCTCCCTTCTTCACTTTAAACGGCGGTTGCATGTTCGCTTGGCATCACATTAGAGAAACATGGAACATCGACCTTCAGGCGCAACCATTTTGTACTGGCCATCTGCTTTACAGCCAGGGCCTGGCCAGCGACGATCGATAACTCTCGTTCACGATAGCTTCCCCTGAAATAAACTTGCCTTCTGCCCTTTAAATGCGATGcttgaatgaaatgaaacaaaaatatttatcatgcaTTTTCAGTGCTCACAGTAGGAGACGGCGGATGTGTTGTTCATGAACAACTCCTCCTGCACGAGTAGTGCAGCTGCCCGCGCTGCAGCAGAAAAAcagttcttatttttaaatcatttttgagTGGGAATTTAAATACAAtaattcgttttttttttaatttcgtgaCTTTGAGGGTTTTCCTTACTTTTTGCTTACAGTATCTTAGCAGACACGCTGCTTGAAAactttgacattattttttgatatggtattcttattttttcttgccAATTTATAACATGGCTGAATTTTCTCTTCATGTCTCTTGGTAAATTTGTTTACTTCCAATGATGATCGGTCACAGACAACTTTGGTTCTGCGTGTCTGTTGACAGATTGGAACCACGGCCCGGAGCTGTTGTCCATTTGGGAGAGGCGGCGGTACAGGCAGCCATTGCCGCGGCCGGCAAACGTGACGTCAACATGTACGTCACGTGATGAATATATCTCCGTTATTAATTATTTACCTTCACTCGATATATCGACTTCTTACACATTAATCacgacatatatatatatatgcacacacaggGCTGGAGGAGCCgagaaaagataattttaaatgcTGCTCGTTAATTTAAAGTAGATCATCAAATCATTATGACAGCTAATTCCTATTCCTATTTGTGTTTCCATTATAACGCATCCTGATCGTGGACGATTTTTAACTAAATATTAAACTGTTTAATTAACAGCTTATTAAGCTTTTTGTTTGATGTGGAATCGCTGGGCAGTGAGCACCTGGCAGGTATCTTCAGCAACGCCGTGCAGACAGAAGTCAAACAAGACGGTGAACACTCGTGAAGCAGACGATCGCCGCATTCAGTGGTAAAGGATGAGGGGAGAAAAGTCCAAACATTTCATCGAGTCAACTTATTACACTAGAACAATCATTGATAACTGTATCTCGGTATCTCCAGACCCTGGCCGGTTTGTACATAGTAATCTTGGTTTACCCAACCCTGACTGTTCACACTTTCTAAATCTGGGATTACTAGCGAGTTGCATATTGCAGATAAAAGGGAAAGCTCATAGCCTATGGGTAGTTACTAGTAAGTGGTTTCAACGTGTTTAGTGCATCGGAAAGGGAAGGTAAACCAAAACCCTCTTTCATACCGCCTTTATacattgttaaataaaatttaatctaGGATTCTAATTGACCCTCAAACTCTTTTCTAAGATATATGCaacaatgtatatatttacattatttgcaaCTTTATCACTTAGACATAACATTTGTTCTAATACAGATAAAATGCTGACCTAAAGTCAGGAGTAAGACAAGCTGACCAGCACCTTCAAGCGGGTTAGTGATCCTCGGGTAGCAGCACGTGACTTCCTGGGTGTCCCTTATCAACGGATCTGAGGAGGATGGAGGGTGAGCGATGCCAGGGAGAGGGAggttaaataatgttttatgcGCCAGCAGCTGAAGTTTATGATAAGGCCAAAGCAtcccagccctgtaaacaggtgacacataaacaaaaaagaacagcgtgccaaGACGAGATCTCGGAACGAGTACAGCCAGTCTCACTGTACTAGTGTCCACCTGTTAACCTCTGCGCCATCGGGTCGCCTGCGAGTGACGGGAGGAGATAAGACGACAAGATATCTCCCTCATCCGAACGTACCTTCTGTTCTCTGATATACACTATCTACTATCCATATTTTACACTATACAGTTGTACTTCCAGTAGATTCtagatttaatattttttacacaaatatgaTAGTTGCATTCATCACAGcaaaattgtcaaaatttacaattaacagtttttacattatttaattcACATTTATAACAATTAATAATCTTTAGCAACATTAATTAATGTGCAGAGACAGGAGCACTCTCACTGAACCTCAGCGACGTGGCACAACATCATCGGCAAGTCTGTCAACAAGTTCGCAGCGTGAGTTGCTTTGtcgcttttctctctttcccgtGTGAGTGTGAAGTGTGAAAGTGAACCTTGCTatgtgatcacgtgatgtgTGGATATGGTGACTGTGATAACATGATGTGTCACAACGTGCTGTGTGATAACGTAGGTACAAAACgtgagtgtcacgtgatatTCACGTCCCTCGCACGTCTCTGTCTCTTGTCAATGAGAGCTGCTGTACGTGAGGTTGAGAATTGATGACAATATCCGTCACAATATTGATGAGCAATATCCGTCAAAATATTGATGACAAATATCCATCAAAATATTGATGACAATACCATCAAATATTGATGACAATATCCTCAAAATATTGATGACAATATCCATCAAAATATTGATGACAATATCCGTCAAAATATTGATGACAATATCCATCAAAATATTGATGACAATATCCGTCAAAATATTGATGACAATATCCATCAAAAATTGATGACAATATCCGTGACAATGTTGATGACAACATCCATCAAAATATTGACGACATATCCATCAAGCACCAATTCGCTAGAaagtcgtcacgtgactgtcgcCATGTTCACTAAATTGCCGCGATGCAGACGTCTCGGCGTTTCACTAATTACACGGAGGTTCCTCTTACAATTCCCTATGGCGTGTCCTCGGCCTCTGTTTATGTCAtcttgaaaaatactttttccagCGTTGCCATAGAGACAAGAAATGGAGGTGCCTTCGAGTTCGACAATTTCATTTTTACGGAAGAGCACAAACGATCATTTAAACACTTTCTTGGCGAGTTACTctccttaaaataaaactattgcTTCGAGGTGGGGATGGAGGGTAGGAGAGGCTTAAACAGCGTGCAGCGATGGATTGTAAATCACACAGGCTGTTTAGAGGGTCAAGGCTGGACATCTCTCATTCCCAGACTGTCAGGAATCTCGGTCATTGTCGACAAATCATTGTCTCTCTGATCTCACATCAATGCAGTTTGCTGATCCGTCTTTCTCGAGCTTCTCGAGATCAGTAGCGCCCAACCTTGGCTGTCAGTTTTCCAAACCAAAATCTCATGTCTGCTTGGGTGTCGTCCCGGGTGGATTATTGCAACTGTCTATTTGTCGATTTCCGTAACTAGGACTGGACAAAACAGAGACCTTGTATGGTCTTCCGTGGGCGACAAGCAGACCATGCCACATCCTCGTGCACAATCTGCTCTCTCCACTCAATtactcctcctccccctcatcATCATTGCCAGGAGAATCATTATCTTTGATACAATCAAAGAAATATAGCTTTTGCATCtatctatctgtgtgtgtgtgtgtgcgcgcgtgaatGAGAGGGTACAGAAGGAGAGAGCTTAAATAATAGTTAT comes from the Pomacea canaliculata isolate SZHN2017 linkage group LG12, ASM307304v1, whole genome shotgun sequence genome and includes:
- the LOC112577442 gene encoding uncharacterized protein LOC112577442; translation: MKWVLILCACAVVSSAMNFPSLKLLLEKEKELLDNPEEVRELLERLSGGRHVGKRLFLSLDSLKSAFDTVVDGVKSAAHTVAGGVETAVHKVEEVAQSALHGVEDAAHVVAEKVEGAAQDVAHFVSGAAHDVSHFFSSAAEKLAPLLDSIAKVAGPIAQQIGEVALQGKSRDVQDAGLCLKSQEFV
- the LOC112577443 gene encoding uncharacterized protein LOC112577443, encoding MLFCYSRLRVYYGIAMKFVLLLCACAVVSSALELPSLKLLLEQKHQLRTNPGEQSSLKKRSEAQLDKRLWLGSVVHSIEHAAHNVGHAVEHAVHNVVHAVHDVGHAAQDVGHAVGDIVG